Proteins co-encoded in one Arachis stenosperma cultivar V10309 chromosome 7, arast.V10309.gnm1.PFL2, whole genome shotgun sequence genomic window:
- the LOC130941887 gene encoding 60S ribosomal protein L7-4-like isoform X2 — MGEVVKAIVPESVLNKQKREEEWAFKKKEELNAAKKNRAESRKLIYSRAKQYAKEYQEQEKELIQLKREAKLKGGFYVDPEAKLLFIIRIRGINAMDPKSRKILQLLRLRQIFNGVFLKVNKATMNMLHRVEPYVTYGYPNLKSVRELIYKRGYGKVDKQRIALTDNSIIEQTLGKHGITCVEDLIHEIMTVGDHFREANNFLWPFKLKAPLAGLRKKRNQYMEGGDAGNREAYINELIRRMN; from the exons ATGGGTGAGGTGGTGAAAGCAATTGTTCCCGAGTCTGTGCTTAATAAGCAGAAGAGGGAGGAGGAATGGGCCTTTAAGAAAAAGGAGGAGCTTAATGCTGCAAAGAAAAATAGAGCTGAGAGCCGCAAGCTCATTTACAGCAGGGCAAAGCAATATGCAAAGGAATACCAGGAGCAG GAAAAGGAGCTGATCCAATTGAAGCGGGAAGCAAAGCTGAAAGGTGGATTCTATGTTGATCCAGAGGCTAAACTCCTGTTTATCATCCGCATCCGTGG TATCAATGCCATGGACCCCAAGTCAAGAAAGATCTTGCAGTTGTTGAGGTTGAGACAG ATCTTTAATGGTGTATTCCTCAAGGTTAACAAAGCAACCATGAATATGCTGCACAGGGTAGAGCCGTATGTTACATACGG GTATCCCAATCTGAAGAGTGTTAGAGAATTAATTTACAAGAGAGGCTATGGAAAAGTTGATAAGCAGAGAATTGCTTTGACAGACAACTCTATCATTGAACAG ACATTGGGGAAGCACGGAATTACATGCGTTGAAGATCTGATCCACGAGATAATGACGGTTGGTGATCACTTTAGAGAAGCCAACAACTTCCTGTGGCCCTTCAAATTGAAGGCTCCATTGGCTGGTTTGCGGAAAAAACGAAATCAGTACATGGAAGGAGGTGACGCAGGTAACAGGGAAGCTTACATAAATGAGCTTATTAGAAGGAtgaattaa
- the LOC130940550 gene encoding aconitate hydratase 1-like: MLARVLRQDGNCIPALVDLTSMRDAMKNLGSDPNKICPLVDVARSDDAFQANMECEFHRNRERFGFLKWGSSALDNMIVVPPGSGIVHQVNLEYLRLVVFEADGSRQQCLARFQ, from the exons GATGGTAACTGCATTCCGGCTTTGGTTGATCTTACTTCTATGAGGGATGCCATGAAGAATCTTGGCAGTGATCCTAATAAGATTTGTCCTCTG GTTGATGTAGCAAGATCAGATGATGCATTTCAAGCAAATATGGAATGTGAGTTCCATAGGAATAGAGAGAGATTTGGTTTCCTTAAATGGGGTTCGTCAGCTCTCGATAACATGATTGTTGTTCCTCCAGGTTCTGGAATAGTCCATCAG GTGAATCTTGAATACCTTCGACTGGTGGTTTTCGAAGCTGATGGGAGTAGGCAGCAATGCTTGGCCAG GTTTCAATGA
- the LOC130941887 gene encoding 60S ribosomal protein L7-2-like isoform X1, whose translation MAEMGEVVKAIVPESVLNKQKREEEWAFKKKEELNAAKKNRAESRKLIYSRAKQYAKEYQEQEKELIQLKREAKLKGGFYVDPEAKLLFIIRIRGINAMDPKSRKILQLLRLRQIFNGVFLKVNKATMNMLHRVEPYVTYGYPNLKSVRELIYKRGYGKVDKQRIALTDNSIIEQTLGKHGITCVEDLIHEIMTVGDHFREANNFLWPFKLKAPLAGLRKKRNQYMEGGDAGNREAYINELIRRMN comes from the exons aTGGCAGAGATGGGTGAGGTGGTGAAAGCAATTGTTCCCGAGTCTGTGCTTAATAAGCAGAAGAGGGAGGAGGAATGGGCCTTTAAGAAAAAGGAGGAGCTTAATGCTGCAAAGAAAAATAGAGCTGAGAGCCGCAAGCTCATTTACAGCAGGGCAAAGCAATATGCAAAGGAATACCAGGAGCAG GAAAAGGAGCTGATCCAATTGAAGCGGGAAGCAAAGCTGAAAGGTGGATTCTATGTTGATCCAGAGGCTAAACTCCTGTTTATCATCCGCATCCGTGG TATCAATGCCATGGACCCCAAGTCAAGAAAGATCTTGCAGTTGTTGAGGTTGAGACAG ATCTTTAATGGTGTATTCCTCAAGGTTAACAAAGCAACCATGAATATGCTGCACAGGGTAGAGCCGTATGTTACATACGG GTATCCCAATCTGAAGAGTGTTAGAGAATTAATTTACAAGAGAGGCTATGGAAAAGTTGATAAGCAGAGAATTGCTTTGACAGACAACTCTATCATTGAACAG ACATTGGGGAAGCACGGAATTACATGCGTTGAAGATCTGATCCACGAGATAATGACGGTTGGTGATCACTTTAGAGAAGCCAACAACTTCCTGTGGCCCTTCAAATTGAAGGCTCCATTGGCTGGTTTGCGGAAAAAACGAAATCAGTACATGGAAGGAGGTGACGCAGGTAACAGGGAAGCTTACATAAATGAGCTTATTAGAAGGAtgaattaa